One window from the genome of Magnolia sinica isolate HGM2019 chromosome 4, MsV1, whole genome shotgun sequence encodes:
- the LOC131242489 gene encoding heat shock factor protein HSF24 — MGSHRSEPAPFLTKTYQLLEDPSTDEMISWNESGSTFVVWCPAEFARDVLPKYFKHSNFSSFVRQLNTYGFHKIVPDRWEFANDCFRRGERDLLCEIHRRKSTSASPTAQIPVPSKPNGPPSSTSNSGEDHGSTYTSSPSLPKPETSQISELSDENEKLRKDNLLLSSELAQTKKQCEELAAFLSKYVKVDREKINSIMRGASEGESITEGGEGEEEDCLKLFGVWLKNSKKRARADVGVPGPLKEIKMDYQEPWMRICSPPRGSGKVCN, encoded by the exons ATGGGTTCGCATAGGAGCGAGCCGGCGCCGTTTCTTACGAAGACGTACCAGCTGTTGGAAGATCCAAGCACGGATGAGATGATATCGTGGAACGAGAGCGGGAGCACGTTCGTGGTATGGTGTCCCGCGGAATTCGCTAGGGATGTGCTTCCCAAATACTTCAAGCACAGTAACTTCTCCAGCTTCGTGCGACAGCTTAACACCTAT GGCTTCCACAAGATCGTGCCGGACCGATGGGAATTCGCGAACGACTGCTTCCGCCGAGGAGAGAGGGACCTCCTGTGCGAGATCCACCGTCGGAAATCCACGTCAGCATCACCGACGGCTCAGATCCCGGTACCCTCAAAGCCCAACGGCCCTCCTTCGTCCACTTCCAATTCAGGCGAAGACCATGGCTCAACCTACACATCCTCTCCCAGCCTTCCAAAGCCCGAGACGAGTCAGATATCGGAATTATCAGACGAGAACGAGAAATTGAGAAAAGACAACTTACTCCTCAGCTCGGAGCTGGCACAGACGAAGAAGCAGTGCGAGGAGCTGGCGGCATTCCTGTCCAAATACGTAAAAGTGGATCGCGAGAAGATAAATAGCATAATGCGGGGTGCGAGTGAAGGAGAGTCGATAACAGAAGGAGGAGAAGGAGAGGAGGAGGACTGCTTGAAGCTGTTCGGGGTTTGGTTGAAGAACAGCAAGAAGAGGGCGCGTGCTGACGTGGGGGTTCCTGGGCCGTTGAAGGAGATTAAGATGGATTATCAGGAGCCGTGGATGAGGATTTGTTCTCCCCCGCGGGGGAGTGGCAAGGTTTGCAACTGA